Proteins from one Hydrogenivirga caldilitoris genomic window:
- a CDS encoding J domain-containing protein, whose protein sequence is MSFFCKKVIEYMYENRLNQFISSFYELYQSYKDLGEERFLREWFHRSIIRSLLLYFPPSTLIDSFGEFESSKGHLLKTYVKTYWSFCRNPKKHPVRIEEAIEFFGLKNLTESELKSCYRKLVRRYHPDRIGKSREAHMTMVKINYYYQILRRYLSDRRNQALPVG, encoded by the coding sequence ATGAGCTTCTTCTGCAAAAAGGTGATTGAGTATATGTACGAGAATCGTCTGAATCAGTTCATATCTTCCTTCTACGAGCTTTACCAGAGCTACAAAGACCTGGGAGAAGAGAGATTTCTCAGGGAATGGTTCCACCGTTCAATAATACGTAGCCTGCTCCTCTACTTCCCGCCTTCAACCCTTATAGACTCCTTTGGAGAGTTTGAGAGTTCAAAGGGACACCTACTGAAGACCTACGTGAAGACTTACTGGAGCTTTTGCAGAAATCCCAAGAAGCACCCCGTCAGAATTGAGGAAGCCATAGAGTTTTTCGGGCTTAAAAACCTCACAGAGTCAGAGCTGAAATCCTGCTACAGAAAACTTGTCAGGAGATACCATCCCGATAGGATTGGTAAAAGCAGAGAAGCCCACATGACCATGGTGAAGATAAACTATTATTATCAGATTCTCAGGAGGTATTTGAGTGACAGACGCAACCAAGCTCTTCCGGTCGGGTAA
- a CDS encoding protein phosphatase CheZ encodes MKELEEIIKELISNVKELENVIEGIKKPVSESSQLLPETAKNIEDVMVFLEQTSHTIMNYLEKVNENSESIEKDVEFLLSLSPIPKVRERLENIKGKNQENLKILMELYTHMSFHDLAGQQLKTVLQVLENIKRTLLDIIVSHVAAGKNLKAEEVSGIKGKVSELLSQDRINQEDVDKLLEEFGL; translated from the coding sequence ATGAAGGAACTTGAGGAGATAATCAAGGAGCTTATAAGCAACGTAAAAGAGCTTGAAAATGTAATAGAAGGCATTAAGAAACCGGTTAGTGAAAGCTCCCAACTCTTACCAGAAACTGCAAAGAACATTGAAGATGTTATGGTTTTCCTTGAGCAGACCTCACACACCATAATGAACTACCTTGAAAAGGTGAACGAGAACTCCGAGAGCATAGAAAAGGACGTTGAATTCCTGCTCTCCTTGAGCCCAATACCGAAAGTAAGGGAGAGGTTAGAGAATATAAAGGGCAAGAATCAGGAGAATTTAAAAATACTCATGGAGCTATACACCCACATGTCCTTTCATGACCTCGCAGGACAACAATTGAAAACCGTTTTGCAGGTTCTTGAAAATATTAAGAGAACTCTCTTAGACATAATTGTTTCCCATGTGGCAGCGGGCAAGAATCTGAAAGCTGAAGAGGTTTCTGGAATAAAAGGTAAGGTGAGTGAACTCCTGTCCCAGGATAGAATAAATCAGGAGGATGTTGATAAGCTCCTTGAAGAGTTTGGACTTTAG
- a CDS encoding chemotaxis response regulator CheY produces the protein MPMPPTSIKILVVDDMSTMRRIIKTILNQLGYTNIEEAENGKQALAKLKKEKYDFVVTDWNMPEMDGLSLVKAIRNDEELKHIPILMVTAEAKKENVMEALKAGVNNYIVKPFTPEVLKEKMEKIFK, from the coding sequence ATGCCGATGCCCCCTACCAGCATAAAGATTCTCGTGGTTGACGACATGAGCACTATGAGGAGGATAATAAAGACCATACTTAATCAGCTGGGTTATACAAACATAGAGGAAGCTGAGAACGGAAAACAAGCTCTTGCGAAGCTCAAAAAGGAGAAGTACGATTTTGTTGTGACCGACTGGAATATGCCTGAAATGGATGGACTCTCTCTAGTCAAAGCTATAAGGAACGATGAAGAGCTGAAACATATACCCATACTTATGGTAACCGCGGAAGCCAAAAAGGAGAATGTAATGGAAGCTCTGAAGGCCGGTGTGAACAACTACATAGTTAAGCCTTTCACACCGGAAGTGCTTAAGGAGAAGATGGAAAAGATATTCAAGTGA
- a CDS encoding flagellar motor switch protein FliM, with product MAEEDFLSQEEIDMLLQSLGKEEEKSEEQIKYRPFDINELERISPTRLVKLEQVVNRWVAGATVELRGIIFNLDNISLSGIKTEKISDFVLKIPLPAAIAVLQIESLNGRVYMVLDTRLIYTIISIIFGGPAQPYKVEGKSFTKFEQKIINNLIELLVKHLNNTWVELVREGEIRFIGIEDNPRRLITVSRNEIMIIITLEVEIEGFKGNIYLAIPMKTIEPIKDILRTTDTESGNYRDLILASLMNTSVTLEATFPVMKMRVRELLELKEGDFVPLSPRAPNSVTVKVAGVPMFTGVLGESSGRKAVKIKSFVKHHVRGTE from the coding sequence ATGGCGGAAGAGGATTTCCTCTCTCAGGAAGAGATAGATATGCTCCTCCAAAGCCTCGGGAAGGAAGAGGAGAAGAGCGAAGAGCAGATTAAGTATAGACCTTTTGACATAAACGAGCTTGAGAGGATATCACCAACAAGGCTCGTGAAGCTTGAGCAGGTGGTTAACAGATGGGTTGCAGGCGCTACCGTTGAACTAAGGGGGATAATCTTCAACCTTGACAACATATCCCTTTCCGGGATAAAAACGGAAAAGATATCAGACTTTGTTCTGAAGATACCCCTTCCGGCAGCGATAGCAGTCCTGCAGATAGAGTCCTTGAACGGCAGAGTTTACATGGTATTAGACACACGTCTTATATACACGATAATCAGCATAATATTTGGGGGACCTGCCCAGCCTTACAAGGTGGAAGGAAAGAGCTTTACCAAGTTTGAACAGAAAATAATAAACAACCTGATTGAGCTCCTCGTTAAGCACTTGAACAACACCTGGGTTGAGCTGGTTAGGGAAGGAGAAATTAGGTTTATAGGAATTGAAGATAATCCAAGGAGGCTTATAACAGTCAGCAGGAACGAGATAATGATAATAATAACTCTGGAAGTAGAGATAGAAGGCTTTAAAGGAAACATATACCTGGCGATACCCATGAAAACCATAGAACCGATAAAGGATATACTCAGGACTACAGACACCGAGAGTGGCAACTACAGGGACTTAATTCTTGCAAGCCTTATGAACACCTCAGTAACACTGGAGGCAACATTCCCGGTCATGAAGATGCGTGTAAGGGAACTCCTTGAGTTAAAAGAGGGAGATTTTGTACCCCTCTCTCCACGAGCTCCAAACTCGGTAACTGTTAAAGTTGCAGGCGTCCCCATGTTTACAGGAGTTCTTGGAGAGTCTTCAGGTAGAAAGGCTGTTAAAATAAAATCATTCGTTAAGCACCACGTTAGAGGAACAGAATGA
- a CDS encoding PilZ domain-containing protein codes for MTDATKLFRSGKRYRGFAQVNGGYQPVAFTLYAVNEREVRLKHIFPNSLTSRFKEGNVIYVLIEEEKRLIGELRVVENDPDKKFILARLDFLTEDRRKLPRVSVEGNLDIEAKLTCGGKRFEGKVRDISLASASIEVGTDLKEQECEVELNYRGFKTRAAGKVVRSSGGSVVIEFTSDADDIASLLSRVYSDLFLKLQRES; via the coding sequence GTGACAGACGCAACCAAGCTCTTCCGGTCGGGTAAGCGCTACAGGGGATTCGCTCAAGTGAATGGAGGTTACCAACCGGTAGCCTTCACCCTTTACGCAGTAAATGAGAGAGAAGTCCGTCTTAAACACATCTTTCCAAACAGCCTTACGAGCAGGTTTAAAGAGGGTAACGTGATATACGTGCTAATAGAGGAAGAGAAGAGACTTATAGGGGAGCTCAGGGTTGTTGAAAATGACCCGGATAAGAAGTTTATCCTTGCCAGACTTGATTTTTTGACGGAGGATAGGAGAAAACTACCGAGGGTTTCTGTAGAAGGCAATTTGGATATAGAAGCGAAGTTAACCTGTGGAGGCAAGAGGTTTGAGGGTAAGGTCAGGGACATAAGTTTAGCCTCCGCCAGTATTGAAGTTGGCACAGACCTGAAAGAGCAGGAGTGTGAGGTTGAGCTCAACTACAGGGGTTTTAAAACGAGAGCGGCTGGAAAGGTTGTCAGGAGCTCAGGAGGAAGCGTAGTTATAGAATTTACCAGCGATGCGGACGATATAGCAAGCCTGCTAAGCAGGGTTTACTCAGACCTCTTCCTTAAACTCCAGAGAGAATCTTAG
- a CDS encoding methyl-accepting chemotaxis protein, with product MFWGNKEELRKLEGELAKCKEENLLLKELMNLMEEGVILFENGKIYFMNEKAREILGGGSPEELSTENIEIVAQRQNFLVFREKKEEVKEEKPKEEIEEKCIEGVTSRIEPLVEELNRLSSQSAASFTELDEVFRIVTNGLAIVQEMNEAARKTEESLRKDMEIINELTHQSENIIKILSLINEISEQTNLLALNAAIEAARAGEMGRGFAVVADEVRRLAGKTMEFTDNIDSVLKEIGKKINEAKKHIEEVAREADLQKEQSSNVEELFYLVQYRMEALKSKYEEVTANLESLMSLMQDTVRVIESRSSEGS from the coding sequence ATGTTTTGGGGTAACAAGGAGGAGTTAAGGAAACTAGAGGGGGAACTCGCAAAGTGTAAGGAAGAGAACCTTCTTCTGAAAGAGCTTATGAACCTTATGGAGGAAGGTGTCATCCTATTTGAGAACGGAAAGATATACTTTATGAACGAGAAGGCAAGAGAGATATTAGGCGGCGGTTCACCCGAGGAACTTTCAACAGAGAACATAGAGATAGTAGCTCAGAGGCAAAACTTTTTGGTTTTCAGGGAGAAAAAGGAAGAGGTTAAAGAGGAGAAACCAAAAGAGGAAATTGAAGAAAAGTGCATTGAGGGTGTGACCTCAAGGATAGAGCCCCTCGTTGAAGAACTGAACAGGCTCTCATCTCAGTCAGCGGCAAGCTTTACCGAACTGGACGAGGTTTTCAGGATAGTTACGAATGGTTTAGCCATAGTACAGGAGATGAACGAAGCTGCAAGGAAAACAGAAGAATCTCTGAGAAAAGATATGGAGATAATAAACGAGCTAACCCACCAATCTGAGAACATTATCAAGATACTCTCCCTTATAAATGAGATATCTGAGCAGACAAACCTCTTAGCCCTAAATGCGGCGATAGAGGCTGCGAGAGCTGGGGAAATGGGAAGAGGCTTTGCGGTGGTTGCCGATGAGGTGAGAAGGCTGGCGGGGAAAACTATGGAGTTTACCGACAATATAGACAGTGTCCTTAAGGAGATAGGTAAGAAGATAAACGAGGCAAAGAAGCACATAGAGGAGGTGGCAAGGGAAGCTGACCTTCAGAAGGAGCAGTCTTCAAACGTTGAGGAGCTCTTCTATCTTGTACAGTACAGAATGGAAGCTCTAAAAAGCAAGTATGAGGAAGTCACTGCAAACCTTGAATCTCTAATGAGCCTGATGCAGGATACAGTGAGAGTGATAGAGTCCCGTTCTTCAGAGGGAAGCTGA